The Candidatus Falkowbacteria bacterium nucleotide sequence TGACGCCGTTTCTCAGCAGGTAAATCTTGCCATTGCGCGCTTTCAGCAAGCTGCCGTTAGCATAGATTTTGACACCGAGCACTCTTTTATTTTTTTCTTTGAGATATTGCTGAAGTTCAGCCAGGTTCTTGATATAAACTTCCTGGCCATTTTTGATGATGTAAAGCTTGCCATCATTCTTGCGGATGATCTTGCCCTCTTCATCAGAAGATTTTTTCTGAGACTCTTTCACTTCCGGCTTCGGCTTCTCTTGGTCCAAGAGGCAGCTGCGTGAACGCCCGGCCTGTTGGACTGCAGTCAAGGCGCAGAAGCTGGGCCCTTGGGCTTTGATGTCGCGATTCTGAATACCGTTGGAGCAGGTCTGCCAGTCCGAGTATTCGACGTAATTGCACGGTGCAGGAATCGAAACTCCGCCACCTCCTCCGCCACCACCGCTAGAAGGCACTGTCAGGGTTGTCGCGCTAGTTGAGGTAGACAGACCGGATGAGTTGCCTGCGTTATCAAAAGCGGAAACCAAGTAGTTGTATATGGTGTTCGGTTGCAAGCCGGTGTCCGAGAAGCTAGTGGCGCTGGTGGTGCCGATCTGATTGGTCGAGCTGCCTCGGAAGATTTTATATCCTGATACTGCCACATTGTCAGTCGAGGTTGACCAGGAAAGGTTGATCTGTGAAGCCGAGATCGCTGCAGCAACCAAGGCGTTAGGAATCGATGGCGAAGCCGAATCGACCAAAATGTTGATTGCGATATTGGTCACTCCGGCAGCGCTGGTCAGTGTGCCGGTCACCGGGATGATGCCGCCAGGGAAGGAACCGGCCGTAGCGTAGAGCTCGGCGGCCAAAATGCTGTTGCCGAAGACATCGACGGTCGTAAGCACGTTGGCACCAGTAGTCAGGCTGACTGGCGGAATCGGTCCGCTAGGCAAGGCCACCGGGAAGGTAATCTGCAAAGTGCTGGTGTCGGAAACGGTGATGCTGCCGGCACTGGCCAGATCTGCATCGGACACGCCGGTCAGATTCAAATCGATCGTGTTGCCGGTTACCGTGCCGACGCGATTGGCGAAGGACATGGCAGTGGCGGTCGGAGCGGCTAC carries:
- a CDS encoding fibronectin type III domain-containing protein, whose amino-acid sequence is VAAPTATAMSFANRVGTVTGNTIDLNLTGVSDADLASAGSITVSDTSTLQITFPVALPSGPIPPVSLTTGANVLTTVDVFGNSILAAELYATAGSFPGGIIPVTGTLTSAAGVTNIAINILVDSASPSIPNALVAAAISASQINLSWSTSTDNVAVSGYKIFRGSSTNQIGTTSATSFSDTGLQPNTIYNYLVSAFDNAGNSSGLSTSTSATTLTVPSSGGGGGGGGVSIPAPCNYVEYSDWQTCSNGIQNRDIKAQGPSFCALTAVQQAGRSRSCLLDQEKPKPEVKESQKKSSDEEGKIIRKNDGKLYIIKNGQEVYIKNLAELQQYLKEKNKRVLGVKIYANGSLLKARNGKIYLLRNGVRVQIPNLKELAKYSKNKMFAVDNETLSSYPEAKKFPVGTLIRDKNKNIYVIKADGKLKIHTMAELRKYRNKPIIEVDDVNLRGN